A part of Rhipicephalus microplus isolate Deutch F79 chromosome 8, USDA_Rmic, whole genome shotgun sequence genomic DNA contains:
- the LOC119163927 gene encoding transmembrane protein 229B isoform X2, which translates to MAATSDGQTRRLSVAWRLYLYALHGYLIEVTFTAVWDLVVSGSLELRGFSSVWSLGIYSISCMAMEKINGLLQRRGLAARALAHTCWIYVWEFTTGSFLKALGSCPWDYRHFRYNFCGLVTLEYAPLWFLCGLLFELLLVPNVQRLVWACEQSAVDVAPVRSPRNGYITWKKE; encoded by the coding sequence ATGGCCGCTACCAGCGACGGGCAGACGCGGCGGTTGTCGGTTGCTTGGCGTCTGTACCTGTACGCCCTGCATGGCTACCTCATCGAGGTCACCTTCACTGCAGTCTGGGACCTGGTGGTGTCCGGAAGCCTCGAGTTGCGTGGTTTCAGCAGTGTCTGGAGCCTCGGCATCTACTCCATCTCCTGCATGGCCATGGAGAAGATCAACGGATTGCTGCAAAGGCGGGGCCTTGCGGCCAGAGCGTTGGCTCACACTTGCTGGATCTACGTGTGGGAATTCACCACGGGCTCCTTTCTCAAGGCTTTGGGATCGTGTCCCTGGGACTACCGGCACTTCCGGTACAATTTTTGTGGTTTGGTGACGCTAGAATACGCGCCACTTTGGTTCCTGTGTGGCTTGCTCTTCGAACTACTACTTGTGCCCAACGTCCAGAGGCTGGTGTGGGCGTGCGAACAGTCCGCGGTGGATGTCGCGCCTGTACGCTCCCCGAGGAACGGATACATCACGTGGAAGAAAGAATAG
- the LOC119163927 gene encoding transmembrane protein 229B isoform X1 produces MVWYAKREQRDCADRHTTMAATSDGQTRRLSVAWRLYLYALHGYLIEVTFTAVWDLVVSGSLELRGFSSVWSLGIYSISCMAMEKINGLLQRRGLAARALAHTCWIYVWEFTTGSFLKALGSCPWDYRHFRYNFCGLVTLEYAPLWFLCGLLFELLLVPNVQRLVWACEQSAVDVAPVRSPRNGYITWKKE; encoded by the coding sequence gattgTGCTGACCGTCACACAACAATGGCCGCTACCAGCGACGGGCAGACGCGGCGGTTGTCGGTTGCTTGGCGTCTGTACCTGTACGCCCTGCATGGCTACCTCATCGAGGTCACCTTCACTGCAGTCTGGGACCTGGTGGTGTCCGGAAGCCTCGAGTTGCGTGGTTTCAGCAGTGTCTGGAGCCTCGGCATCTACTCCATCTCCTGCATGGCCATGGAGAAGATCAACGGATTGCTGCAAAGGCGGGGCCTTGCGGCCAGAGCGTTGGCTCACACTTGCTGGATCTACGTGTGGGAATTCACCACGGGCTCCTTTCTCAAGGCTTTGGGATCGTGTCCCTGGGACTACCGGCACTTCCGGTACAATTTTTGTGGTTTGGTGACGCTAGAATACGCGCCACTTTGGTTCCTGTGTGGCTTGCTCTTCGAACTACTACTTGTGCCCAACGTCCAGAGGCTGGTGTGGGCGTGCGAACAGTCCGCGGTGGATGTCGCGCCTGTACGCTCCCCGAGGAACGGATACATCACGTGGAAGAAAGAATAG